Proteins encoded within one genomic window of Brienomyrus brachyistius isolate T26 chromosome 22, BBRACH_0.4, whole genome shotgun sequence:
- the drc3 gene encoding dynein regulatory complex subunit 3 — MREPNDTLEPSVIDEEMLQRAVEEQGPQDAENPAASIAKAEGIQREHVRRLRLDFRKILKIDHLWEFTCLTKLQLDNNVINKIQGLESLVNLVWLDLSFNHIEVIEGLNTLLKLENLSLYNNRISVIENMDSLVHLQVVSLGNNLLSQLDNIVYLRRFESLRTLNLAGNPFCKDENYKALIAAYLQGLVYLDYRLVDEETRKAGLVKYQDALEELRHKEGEATRVLEAKRRDEEELRMHREAFVEFLNGPYLFDSMYAGDPEAAKLACLPGLNALLDSYRSQQVALCMQMFELGLQQWERRKAEVDSFFEGCQEAVADNRKRGAQLVDDFQGSVRETLAEMQHSTEPRLLETQWNQFRGDLSQLCDTLLTVELELVDQLEDIIKEFERNFSEMTGSFLETLQGIFTQCRDLENQHHGKLQEIALATLDRVAKGTMEQEMPDDVLALFVDKDTLLSAVGASHDTHLLRIDNREDELVTRVNKWVTELMKTIQNDEVKRNRKRIAEIFHYADYVKEQMREALDQETR; from the exons ATGAGGGAGCCGAACGACACGCTGGAGCCCAGCGTGATCGATGAGGAGATGCTGCAGAGGGCCGTGGAGGAGCAGGGGCCGCAGGACGCGGAGAACCCCGCCGCAAGCATCGCTAAGGCGGAGGGTATCCAGCGGGAGCATGTGCGCCGGCTGCGCCTGGATTTCAGGA AAATTTTAAAGATCGATCACCTCTGGGAGTTTACGTGCCTGACCAAACTGCAACTGGACAACAATGTTATTAACAAAATTCAAGGACTTGAATCTTTGGTTAACTTAGTATGGCTTG ATCTTTCCTTTAATCATATCGAGGTGATAGAGGGTCTGAATACCTTGTTGAAACTGGAGAACCTGAGTTTGTACAACAACAGGATCTCTGTCATAGAAAACATGGATTCCCTTGTACACCTGCAAGTGGTTTCCCTTGGAAACAATCTTCTGTCCCAGCTTGACAAT ATTGTTTATCTGCGGAGGTTTGAGAGTCTGCGCACACTAAACTTAGCAGGAAATCCTTTTTGCAAAGATGAAAACTACAAGGCCTTAATCGCTGCTTACCTCCAAGGCCTGGTCTACCTGGATTACAGGCTGGTAGATGAGGAGACG CGCAAGGCAGGACTGGTGAAATACCAGGACGCCCTGGAGGAGCTGAGGCACAAGGAGGGGGAGGCAACGAGGGTCTTGGAAGCCAAACGCAGGGATGAGGAGGAGCTGCGGATGCACAGG GAGGCTTTTGTGGAGTTCCTGAATGGACCCTATCTCTTCGATAGCATGTATGCAGGGGATCCAGAAGCTGCCAAGCTGGCCTGCCTGCCTGGGCTGAATGCGCTGCTGGATT CATACCggagccagcaggtggcgctgtgcATGCAGATGTTTGAGTTGGGTCTGCAGCAGTGGGAGAGAAGGAAGGCGGAGGTCGACTCCTTCTTCGAGGGCTGCCAGGAGGCTGTGGCTGATAACAGGAAGAGGGGAGCACAGCTGGTGGACGACTTCCAGGGCTCCGTCAGGGAG ACCCTGGCAGAGATGCAGCACTCCACTGAGCCAAGGCTACTGGAGACCCAGTGGAACCAGTTCAGGGGAGATCTCAGCCAACTCTGCGACACACTCCTGACTGTGGAACTCGAACTGGTCGACCAGCTGGAA GACATCATCAAGGAGTTTGAGAGGAACTTCTCGGAGATGACTGGGAGCTTCCTCGAAACTTTGCAGGGAAT CTTCACCCAGTGCCGCGACCTTGAGAACCAGCACCATGGAAAACTCCAGGAGATCGCCTTGGCAACCTTGGATAGGGTGGCCAAGGGCACAATGGAACAGGAGATGCCGGATGATGTGCTTGCG CTGTTCGTCGATAAGGACACGCTACTGAGCGCCGTCGGCGCCTCTCACGACACTCACCTGCTGAGGATCGACAACCGGGAGGACGAGCTGGTGACGCGCGTCAACAAATGGGTGACCGAGCTGATGAAGACG ATACAAAATGATGAAGTGAAGCGAAATCGCAAGCGGATCGCAGAGATTTTCCACTACGCTGATTATGTGAAGGAGCAGATGCGAGAGGCTTTAGACCAGGAGACCCGGTAA
- the gid4 gene encoding glucose-induced degradation protein 4 homolog, which yields MPVRTECCNNSSTACASSASLIPPPPINTQQPGIATSLLYSGSQFRGHQKSKGNSYDVEVVLQHVTMEESYLCGYLKIKGLTEEYPSLTTFFAGEIISKKRPFLTRKWDADEDVDRKHWGKFQAFYQYAKIFNSDDFDYEELKSSDYVFMRWKEQFLVPDHTIKDISGASFAGFYYICFQKSTATIEGYYYHRSSEWYQSLNLTHVPEHSAPIYEFR from the exons ATGCCAGTCCGTACCGAGTGCTGCAATAACTCCTCCACGGCCTGCGCATCATCGGCTTCGCTTATTCCACCTCCGCCGATTAACACTCAACAGCCGGGCATAGCCACTTCGCTCCTGTACAGCGGCTCACAGTTTCGAGGACACCAGAAGAGCAAGGGCAACTCATACGACGTGGAAGTTGTCTTGCAG CATGTGACTATGGAAGAGTCCTATCTATGCGGGTACCTAAAAATCAAAGGACTGACAGAG GAGTACCCAAGCCTCACGACGTTCTTTGCAGGGGAGATAATTAGTAAAAAGCGGCCATTCTTGACACGGAAATGGGACGCCGACGAAGACGTTGACCGCAAACACTGG GGGAAGTTTCAGGCTTTTTATCAATATGCAAAAATCTTTAACTCGGATGATTTCGATTACGAAGAACTGAAAAGCAGCGACTATGTCTTCATGAGGTGGAAG GAGCAGTTTCTGGTCCCGGACCACACCATCAAGGACATAAGTGGGGCATCCTTTGCTGGCTTCTACTACATCTGCTTCCAGAAGTCAACAGCAACCATAGAGGGTTATTACTACCACAGAAGTTCtgaatg GTATCAGTCCCTGAACCTCACTCACGTTCCCGAACACAGCGCTCCGATATACGAGTTCCGGTGA